Genomic DNA from Haloarcula marina:
CGCGTGGAGGGCCGATAGCGGGGCGCTGTCGGCAGCTATCGCTACGGTCCCGTCTCCTCTATACTCCGGTAGCGGACTGCCCGTCTAGCAGTTCGACCCCGGATTTTATATGTAACGTCGCCACTCGTCGGTGCGGCGTCGATAAAACACGTCAGATGTGGTCGCTTCCGCGACCGGAAATCTGCGTTAGTTGCGGACGACGTTCGTCGCGCGGGGGCCCTTGTCGGCCTGTTCGATGTCGAATTCGATCTCCTCGCCTTCCTCAAGGTCCGGGCCGCCGACGTCTTCCATGTGGAAGAAAACGTCCTCGTCCGCGTCCTCAGTCGAGATGAAACCGTAACCGCCAGTGTCGTTGAAGAAATCAACCTTACCGTTTGCCATTGCAAACAAATGTACACGGGGTATATGTATAAGAGTTCCGAGAGTATCGGTACCACGACCGTGTGTATGTGACCACGGACCACACGTCGGTCGCGTCGAGCAGACCGTCCGGTTAGGACTTCCCTGACAGGAAAGGTTTACCCCCGGCGGGGCATTGCCTTCGTCCGTGTACCCGGCGCGGATTCACGACGAGTTCCCGGCCCCCGGCTACCGCGGGAACCAGCAGCAGGCCCTCTCTGACATCCGCGCGGCCTTCGAGGGCGGCAACGACGTAGTCCTCGTTCGTGCGCCGACCGGGAGCGGCAAGTCCTTGCTGGCACGGTCCATCGCCGGATGCGCCCGCACCGCCGGTGAGGCGGCCCCGGAACAGGTCGTCGACGCCTACTATACCACGCCGCAAGTCTCCCAACTCGACGACGTGGCCGAAGACGCCCTCTTGGAGGATTTGTGCGTCATCCGGGGGAAGAACAACTACGACTGCATCCTCCCGGGCGAGACGGACACGCCGGTCAATCAGGCCCCGTGCGTGCGCGAACGCGAGTTCGACTGTCAGGTGAAGCACCGCTGTCCGTACTTCTCGGACCGCGCCATCGCCTCGAACCGCCGCATCGCCGCGATGACGCTCGCCTATTTCATGCAGACGGCAGGGAGCGACGTGTTCGGCAAGCGCGACGTGGTCGTCATCGACGAGGCCCACGGCCTCGGCGAGTGGGCGGAGATGTACGCCACCATCGACCTCTCGCCGCAGACGATTCCGATGTGGCGGGACCTCGACATCCCCGACCTCGACGGCTTAGACGAGGCCGTCGCCTTCGCCGAACGCATCGAACACCTCGCCGAACGCCGCGTGAAGGAACTGCGCGGCAACGCCGAACTCTCGCCCGACGAGGTGGCCGAACGCGACTCGCTGAACAAACTCCGGAGCGACCTCTCGTGGTTTCAGGAGGACTACCGCGACCCCGAGAGCGCGACGACGTGGGTCGTCGACCAGGCTGACGACGGCGGCCCGGTGACGGTCAAGCCGATGAACCCCGAACGGTACCTCCAACACACCGTCTGGGACCGCGGGAACCGCTTTGCCCTGCTGTCGGCGACGATTCTTAACAAGGACGCGTTCTGCGCGAACGTCGGCTTAGACCCCGACGACGTGGCCCTCGTCGAAGTGGGCCACACGTTCCCCGTCGAGAACCGGCCGCTCTACGACGTGACGCAGGGCAAGATGACCTACGAGCACCGCGACGACACCCTGCCGAAGGTGGCCCGCGAAACCGTCCGCATCATGGCCCAGCATCCCGACGAGAAGGGCCTGATTCACTGTCACTCCTACGCGATTCAGGAGCAGTTAGACGAGTTGCTGACGGAGTTCGGCGTCGGCCCGCGGGTTCGAACTCACGACAAGGAAGACCGGGACGGCGCGCTGGCGGCGTGGAAGCGCAGCGACAACCCCGACGTGTTCCTCTCGGTGAAGATGGAGGAGGCCCTCGATTTGGAGGGCGATTTGTGTCGCTGGCAAGTGCTGTGTAAGGCCCCGTATCCCAACACGCGCGACTCGCGGGTCGCCCGCCGACTCGAAGACGGGCAGTGGGGCTGGTACTACCGAACCGCCCTCAGGACCGTGATTCAGGCCTGCGGGCGGGTCATCCGCGCGCCGGACGACTACGGGTCGACGTACCTCGCGGACGCGTCGCTCCTCGATTTGTTCGAGCGCGCACGCCACGACATGCCCGACTGGTTCGCGGCGCAGGTCGACCGCACGTCGGTTCCCGACCTTCCCGACTTCTCGCCGGACCGGGCGCTGTCGGGCGTCTCGGCGAACGCGCGCCGCCGTCACGACCGGTCGCGCTCGCGGTCGGGCGGGGGCCGCGACCGCAACCACCCGCTCTCTGACGTGTGGGACTAAAGGAAGGCGAAGGCGAGTCCGTAGACGACGGCCGAGCCGACCATCAGGAAGGCGAGAATGACCGCCATCACCTGCTGTCTATCCATGGAGGGGATTTCGCGCCGCGTCAATTAGGCGTTACGGGGTTCGTCCCGCATCCCCTCCGGATAGCGCACGTCGGCCCACCAGTCCGTGCCGTCGTACGCGAGGAGCCACTGGCCGTCGTAGTCGGTCACCTCGACGGCGGTGTCGTCGCGGGCGCGAAACCGTTCGACGAGGGCCGAGAACGCCTCGCTCGGCGGGTCTTCTGAGTGGACGCCGCCGTCTTTCGCTTCGTCGAGGATGGCCCGCTGGTCGGCGGGCAGGTTCTCGAAGGCGAATCGGAACCGCTCGCGGGCGAGGGCGGCCAGTCCGGCGGCGTCCGCCGCGAGCGGTTCGGCCCGATAGCGGTAGTCGTAGACCGTCACCTCGCGGGCGTCGACGACCGCGATGCCGAACGTCTCGTCCCCGCGGGTGACGCCGTCGTATTCGGGGGTTGGGACGACCACGGACTCGGCGGCCTCGGCGTCGGTGTAGTGGACGCTCACGCCGAGTGCCATCCCCGAGTCGCGCCGCGTCTCGGGATTCAACAGGCCATCGAGGTTCGTCCGGTCGACGGCCGGGAGGTCGGCGTACGCGACCGTTCGCTCGGGGACGGTGTCAGGGTCGAACGTCGCTTCGACGCTGTAGCGCGTCTGTGTCCGTTCGTCGATAGCCTCGTGGTCGACGGCGTAGTAGCCCGACTCGTGTTCGATGGGGGCGTCCGGGTCGAACGGCGCGCTGGTGTCGGTGACCGTCGCGCGGTCGGGGTCGCCGTCGATAGCGCCGACGACGAGCGAGCGGTACGACTCCGGCAGGTCGGCGGTGGGGACGGACCACCGCGCGGCGAGCGTGGCGTCGTCGCTCACGTCCAGCAGACGGACGGACCCGCGCGGGTCCGAGCATCCGGCGAGGGGGAGGGTCGCGCCGACGGCGAGGGCGGCGAGGAGCTGGCGGCGTCGCATGTCCGGACGTGTCACAGGGGTGGTGAATAGTTTGTGGTCACAGACCGGGTCGCCGTCGCCGGATGCTACCCAACGGTGTTAACACGGAGACGCGCGTCTCTCCGGCCAGCCACGACCCGTCTCACGATGGTCCTCACGCCCGACTCCCTGTTGCAGGCCGCGAGCGCCGTCGAACTACTGACGCAGCTACGGGTGTTCGTCTCGGCGATGGGGCCCGCCCTGCTCATGCCGGTTATCGTCTTCGCACTCGGCATGGCCGTTCGGTTGCCGGTCCGGACGGCGGTGCGGTCGGCCCTGCTCGTCGGCGTCGCCTTCGTGGGTATCTTCGCGGTGCTGGACTTCGTCCTCGGCCCTATCGGCGACACCGTCGCGGCGCTCGCAACCCGCTGGGGACTGGACCTCGTCGGCCTCGACGTGGGGTGGGCGACCGTCGCGGGTTTCACGTGGGCGATGGGCGTGACCGCGCTGGTCATCCCGCTGGGCCTCGGCGTCAACCTCCTCCTCCTCGCCGTCGGGTGGACGCGGACGCTCGACGCCGACATCTGGAACTACTGGCAGTGGGCGTTCAACGCCGCGGTCGTCTACCTCCTCACCGACAGTTGGGTGCTGGGACTGGCCGCCGCGGTGGTGACGGAGGTCATCGTCCTCCGTCTGGCCGACTGGACCGCGGACCTCTCGCAGGCGTACTTCGACGTGCCGGGGACGAGCTTTCCCCACGCACAGAGCGTCCTGCAAGCGCCGTTCGCGTTCGCCATCGACCGCGTTCTGCGCTCGGTCCCGGTCGTCGGGACGCTGGACCTGCGGCCCGAGGCCATCGAGCGCCGCATCGGCGCGCTCGGCGACCCCGTCGTGCTGGGCTTTCTCGTCGGTCTGTTCGTCGGCGTCCTCGCCGGACGACCGCCGCTCGCCGCGTTCCGGACTGCGGTGTACGTCGCCGGGTTGCTGACGCTGCTCCCGCGGATGGTCGACCTCCTCGTGGACGGCCTCGAACCGCTGGTCGACCGGGCCTCGGCCCGCGTGAACGAGAGCGAGCGATTCGGCGGCGAGGACATCGTCGTCGGCATCGACGCCGGGGCCATCGTCTTCGCCGACACGACGGCCGTCGTCGCGGGACTCCTGCTCATCCCGTACGCGCTGGGGCTGGCGTTCGTCCCCGGCGTCGTCGTCATGCCGCTGGCGGACCTCGTCACCCTCCCGATGTTCTGCATGTGGGCGGCGGCCATCAGCGGCGGGAACCTCGTCCGGACGGTCCTCGGCGGGGCCGTCGTGACGACTATCGTCACCGCCGCGACGACGCTCCTCGCGCCGTACGTCACCGAAATCGGCCGCGCGAGCGGCGGCCTCCAAGCCGTCGACACGAACGGGTCGACGCTCGTCTCAGCGCTGAGTGCGGGCGGGAACTGGTGGTCGGTCGGCCTCTTCGCGCCGCTCGGCATCGGGAGCGGTGTCAGTGTCGCCCTCGCCGTGGCTGGCGTCGCCTCCGCGGTCTGTGCGTACGGCTGTTACCGCTGGACGAAAGGGATGCCCGCCGCGGCGGCCGCCGAGGTAGAACCCGAGGATGAGGCCGAACCCGAACCGGCCGCGGCGACGCGGCCCGCAGACGGCGACGACTGACGGCTACTCGACGCGCGCGTCGACGACGACGTGCGCGACGCCTTCGCTGTACCCCTTCACCCGTCGCGTATCGAGCACCGCGACCGACCGCCCGGCGTCGGCCGCCGCCGCTTCCAGCCGTTCGATCGGCCGGTCGAAGACCAGCGCCTCGGGCGTGGCCTCGTGCATGTGGACGACGCCGCCCGGTTTCAGCGCGTCGAGCGCGCTGTCGAGGTACTCGTAGGCGTCGTAGTAGCCCATCATCACCCGGTCGGCGCGGCCCTCCTCGGCGAAGCCCGGAACCACGTCGCGGCAGTCGGCCCGATAGGGCTGGACCCGTCCGTCGACGCCGTTGCGCATCACGTTCTCGACCAGATACCGGAACGCCGTCGGGTTGCGCTCGACGGCCGTCACGTCCGCTCCCGCGCGGGCCATCGGGAGCGTGAAGTAGCCGATACCCGCGAACATGTCGAGGACGCGCTCGCCCGCCTCGACTGCCTCGCCCATCCGAGCGCGCTCGGCCTTGTTACCCGGCGAGAACATCACTTCCGCGAGGTCAAGCCCGTACTGCGTGCCGTGTTCGGTGTGGACCGTCTCGGTATCGCCCTCACCGGCCAGCACGCGCACGTCGGGTTCGCGGTGGGCGCCGGAGATACCGCCGCGAGCGAGGACTGTGTCGGCCTCGCCGTGCAGCGCAAGCAACGCTTGCCCGACTTCTTCCGGTCGGGGGCTGTCCCCCACGTCGACGAGGACGATGCTGCCGACGACGGCCCACGACCCGGGCGCGGCGGCCAGTTCCTCGTCGGTCCAGCCGCGCTGTCTGAGGTGGTCTTCGAGGGTCCGAAGCCGTGGCTCGCCGACCTGCTGGACGATTTCCCGCACCTCGACGGACTCGGGCGGGGTGGTCACCGGGACGGCCACGGCGTCGTCGTCCCACGAGCGCACGCTCCGGTCGGCGTCGTAGACGCCCTCGGCTCCGAGCGCGTCGATTACCTGCTGTGTCCGGGGCTTGGCCACGACGACGGCGAGTCGCCGGTCGTCGCTGCCGTTCTCACGCATCGTCGTCGCCGTTCTCGGGCAGGACGTGCAGGCCCGCCTGACTCTTGATGACCGTCACCTCGGCGGCGTCGGTGTCGAGGTAGTCGGGCCGCGGTATCGTCACGCTCTCGAAGGTATCCGGGTCGAGCACCTGGACGGCGTTCTCGTCTTCGACGGCGACGAGCGTCGTCGTCTCGCCGTCTTCGCGGAACCCCAGTCGCTCGCTGTCCGGCGCTTCCCCCTCCTCGAAACTCGCCTCGTAGTGCTCGCCCGTCGCCAGTCGCACCCCCTTCAGGTTCCCCTGTATCGACCGGACGAGGACGGGACCGTCGCCGTCCTCGGGGTCGATGACCTCGCCCTGCTGGTAGCGCGGGAGGCGGACGGCGTAGGTCATCCGGTAGAGCTTCTGTCCGTCCTCGTCCTCGGTGATGAGGCGCTTCGAGTCGGAGTACGAGCCACCGAGTTGGGCCGTGATGCGCTTGGCGATGCCCAGCCCCATCTGGTTCGTCGAAATCTTCATGTTCAGGCCCTCCGGCACCTCCTTCGTCTCGGTGATGTAGGCGTTGCGGTCGCCGGTCTCCTCCCGGTCGGCGATGTACTCCTCGGCGATGGTCTTCGCGCGCGCTATCTCCTCGTCGGTCGGGTCTCGCTCGTCGGCCCGCACCTGCACGACGCTGGCGAAGGAGCCACCGGCAATCTTCCCGCAGCGCTCGCAGGTCTGTCGGGAGATGGAGACGGGGACGACGACTTCCTCTGTTACCGGCGTCTCGCGGACGACGCCGGAGAACTCGGCGTGCATCCGGATGTTGTTCTGGTCGATCTGTTCGGGGGCGACCTGCCACGCGATGGACTGGGCGTCGACGTGGATGCCCAGCGCCTCGCTCACCTGTTCGACGGCGATGTCCGTGTAGTCCTCCGCCCCCACGTCGACCCAGCGGTTCCCCTTGTGGACCGCGCCGCACTGCGCGCAGACGCGGACCTGAATCTTCTCCGGCGCGTCCACGAGGTCGAACTCCTCGAAGTAGCAGGCGTCACACAGCACCCGCTCGGAGTCCCGCTGTGCGCCCGGGAGGTCCGGGCGGTCCTCCGGGTGTGCCGCCATCTCGTCCCCGCAGCGCGGGCAGAAGGCTCCAGACCGGCTCATTGTGCGCCGCTAGGCCGCTGTCGTGTTTAAACCGTGTGTTCTCGGGGCCGACCTGACTGTGAACGGATAGGTTATGAACCGGGCCGTAGAACGTGCTCGCAATGGGATATCGGGGCTGGGTCCGGTATCGGCCGCGAGGGGGCGCTGAGCCGTGACGCTCGCCACCGTCGCGCACGTGTTGTTGCTCGCCCTGTCCGTGCTGACGACGACGGCACTGACCGGCTACGCGTGGCGAAATCGGGCCGAACACGGTGCCCGCGCGTTCTCGGGATTGGTGGCGGCGTTTACGGTGTATGCAGGCGCACACCTCGTCGGTCTGCTCACCGTCGACCTCGGCGCGCGACTGCTCTGGGAGTACGTCCAGTGGACCGGCACGGCCGCGATTCCGGTGCTCTGGATGCTGTTCGCCCTCGAATACACGGGCCACGACGAACTCATCGACCGGCGGACCGTGGCCGCGCTCTCGGTCGTTCCGGTCCTCACCGCCGCGCTGGCGTGGACGAACCCGTGGCACCACCTCATGTGGACGGACAACACGCTCGTCGTCGTCAGCGGCCTCGCTATCTTCGACCAGTCGTTCGGCCCGTGGTTCTGGGTGTTCACGGTCTTTACCTACGTCCTCATCACCACCGGCGGCTTCCTGCTCCTCCGTCTGGTCTGGTTTTCGGACCACCTCTACGCCGACCAGGCCATCCTGCTCGTCGTCGGCGTCACCGTCCCGATTCTCGCCAGCGCCCTGTCGGTCCTGCCGGTGGTACAGGTCGGACGCCCCCTCCTCGACCTCACGCCCTACTCCTTCGTCGTCTCCGGGTTCGCCTTCGGCTACGCGCTGTTTCGCCACCGACTGTTCGACTTGGTCCCGGCGACCAGACAACTCGGTCGGAGCGCCGTCATCCACCACCTCGAAGACGGCGTCGTCATCGTCGACACCACGCGACGGGTGCTGTACCTCAATCCGACGGCCGCGGAGTTGTTCGACTGCTCCTCGTCGGCCGCGCTCGGCCACCCGGTCCGCTCGCTCGTCGACGAGTCGGCCATCGACTTCGACACCGAGGACGCCCTCGCGGAACTGGAACTCGGCGGCAACGTCTACGAGATACGCACGTCGCCGATTCACGACCGACACGGGCGACTGACCGGCCACACCCTCGTCATCCAAGACATCACGACCCGGAAAAACCGCGAGCGCCGCCTCGAAACGCAGCGCGAGGAACTCGAACGACTCGACAGTCTCAACGCGGCGATTCGGGGCGTTCACCGGGCGCTCGTCACCGCTACCAGTCGGTCGGAGATTCGCCGGGCGGTGTGCGAACGGCTCACCGACGACGGCATCTACCGGACGGCGTGCGCCGCCGACCTCTCGACGGTACAGGGCGAGGGAGCGGGATGGACTATCGCCGGGGCCGACACCGACCCGTCGGCGCTTCCGGCGGACATCGCGAGTACCGTCCCGGCCGAGTCTCGGGCGGAGGCGACGCCGGTCGTGGTCGACCCGGACGACCAGCCGGGGACGTGGACGGTGGTCCCCCTGGTGTACGGCCCGACGGTGTACGGCGTCCTCGCGCTCCGGTCGGCGGAATCGACCGACGGCGGTTCGACGGCTATCCCCGACCGGGAGCGGGAGGTGCTCGCGGAACTCGGCGAACTCATCGGCCACGCCAGCAACGCCGTCGAGACGCGCCGCCTCCTCAGCGCCGAGTCGGTCGTCGAACTGGAGTTCGCCAGCCGCGACACCGACGGGACGCTCCTCGAACTGGCCGGGGCGATGGACTGCGCCCTCGAACTGACCGGCATCGTCCCGAACGCCGTCGACGGCCACCTCGCGTACCTCCGGGTGGCGTCCGGGAGGGCCCCCGATGCGGACGCGCTCACGGCGACGCACTCCGACCGGGTTCGGGCGATTCGCGACGGCGAGGCGGGCCTCGTCGAGTGGGCGGTCCCCGACGGGACGCTGGTCGGGGCGCTCGTCGACAGCGGCGCGCAGGTCGTCTCCGTGACCGCCGAGGACGGGGTCACGACGGCCGTGGCCGAGGTGGCCTCCGACGCCGACGTGCGGCGTCTCGTCGAGGAGGTCACAGCGGCGTTCCCCGAGACGCGCCTCGTCTCGAAGCGAACCCGCGACCGGCCCGTCGGGCGGCCCGACGGCATCTCTCGGGGGACCGTCGCCGAACTCACCGACCGCCAGCAGGAGGTGCTGGAGACGGCCTACCGCGCCGGGTACTTCGACTGGCCCCGCGGGTCGACGGCCGAGGAAGTCGCGTCGACGCTGGACATCTCCGCGCCGACGCTCCACGGCCACCTCCGCAAGGCCGAAGCGACACTGCTCGCGGACCTCTTCGACGGCGACCGACGCGCGGACGACTGATTCGCGGAATCGGCGTTTGAGGACTTCTCTATCGGTTTTGTGCCGTTCTATCGCCCCTCCCTACACACGTAGTGCCAACGTAGTAGCCAGTCGTTCTCCATCTGAGTATCGAGACATGACAGACGACGACCAGCCAACGATGAGCAGACGACGACTCTTGGCGACTGCGGCCGCGGTTTCTGCAGGCGGCCTCGCGGGATGTACAATCTCGACCCCCTTCGGCGACTTCGGGGCGTCGACCGACGGCGACAGCGGCGACAGCGGCGGCAGCGACAGCGGCGGGGCCGCGACCCCCTCGCCGACGCCGGTGACGACGACCAGACAGCCCAGTACGCGGACGCCGACGCCCACGCCCACGGCCTCCCCGACTGCGGTGCCGACCAGTACACCGACGCCGGTCCCGACTGCGGTGCCGACGGCGACGCCGACCACGAACCAGACCGGTCTCCAACCGCTGACACCCGACCCGTGCGTGCTGACGGGGTCGTGCGTGAGCACGCCCGTCGAGGAGGAGACGGTGACGCTTCCTGACGACCCAATCTTCATCCCGGAGGACCCGATTCTCTCGTCCGACATCGTCCTCGACCCGTCGCTCGTCGACACGACGGACTCGACGCTCGGCGAACCGTCGAGCGTCGAAGAGGGCGATGACCTCTCCGTGACCGTGACCCCCGAGACGAACAAGTCCGAGAACACCGCGCTCGGCGGGACGAACACCGAGCGAAAGGGCGACATGATCTGTACGACACAGCGCCGACAGGTCACCTCGGGGAGCGGGACGAACTTCCTGCTGGACCCGCAAATCGGGACCATCTGGCCGGGCGCGATACTCGAAGCCGAGAGCGTCGCCCGCGGGCAGTTCTCGCCCGCGCTCTCCTCGACGCGGCGCAACGGCGTCCCGACCAGTCAGATACGGAACCCGCTCGAACTCTCCATCTCCCTGCGCAACATCGACGGGCAGAACACCCGGAAACTTCAGACCCCTTCGCTGGGGTCGTTCCGGACCGCGCTCGACGACATCCTCGGGCAGTACGACCGGAACGCGAACACCCCCGCGCGGATGAACTTCAGCATCCATCAGATTCACTCCTCGAAGCAACTGGACGTGACGCTGGGGGCGCACTACGACAGCCTGAAACTACAGGTCGACAACGAGTTCGACTTCTCGACGGAGTCGGAGACGAACAAGATATTCGCGCAGTTCTACCAGCAGTACTACAGCGTCGACGTGTCGCTGCCGAACCCCATCGCCAACGGCGTCGTCACCGACCAAGCGACCTACCTCAAGCCCAACGACGTGGTCGTCAAGAACGTCTCCTACGGGCGCCTCCTCCTGTTCTCGGCCGAATCGAAGTACGAGCGAACGGACATCGAGAACGCCCTCAACGTCGCGCTGAACGCCGGGTCGGGGCGCGCGACGGCGTCGCTCGACATCAAACACAAGCAGGTCCTGCGCGACACGCAAATCAACGTCCAGGTGCTCGGCGGGGCCGCCCAGCAGGGGGCACAGACGGTCAGCAAACCGGGCGAAGGCGCGTTCGAGGCCATCCGGAACTTCATCCAAGAGGGTGCGACCTACGACCCGAAGACCTCCCCTGGCGTCCCCATCGCCTACCAGACGAAGTAC
This window encodes:
- a CDS encoding 60S ribosomal export protein NMD3, whose product is MSRSGAFCPRCGDEMAAHPEDRPDLPGAQRDSERVLCDACYFEEFDLVDAPEKIQVRVCAQCGAVHKGNRWVDVGAEDYTDIAVEQVSEALGIHVDAQSIAWQVAPEQIDQNNIRMHAEFSGVVRETPVTEEVVVPVSISRQTCERCGKIAGGSFASVVQVRADERDPTDEEIARAKTIAEEYIADREETGDRNAYITETKEVPEGLNMKISTNQMGLGIAKRITAQLGGSYSDSKRLITEDEDGQKLYRMTYAVRLPRYQQGEVIDPEDGDGPVLVRSIQGNLKGVRLATGEHYEASFEEGEAPDSERLGFREDGETTTLVAVEDENAVQVLDPDTFESVTIPRPDYLDTDAAEVTVIKSQAGLHVLPENGDDDA
- a CDS encoding thiol-activated cytolysin family protein, with amino-acid sequence MTDDDQPTMSRRRLLATAAAVSAGGLAGCTISTPFGDFGASTDGDSGDSGGSDSGGAATPSPTPVTTTRQPSTRTPTPTPTASPTAVPTSTPTPVPTAVPTATPTTNQTGLQPLTPDPCVLTGSCVSTPVEEETVTLPDDPIFIPEDPILSSDIVLDPSLVDTTDSTLGEPSSVEEGDDLSVTVTPETNKSENTALGGTNTERKGDMICTTQRRQVTSGSGTNFLLDPQIGTIWPGAILEAESVARGQFSPALSSTRRNGVPTSQIRNPLELSISLRNIDGQNTRKLQTPSLGSFRTALDDILGQYDRNANTPARMNFSIHQIHSSKQLDVTLGAHYDSLKLQVDNEFDFSTESETNKIFAQFYQQYYSVDVSLPNPIANGVVTDQATYLKPNDVVVKNVSYGRLLLFSAESKYERTDIENALNVALNAGSGRATASLDIKHKQVLRDTQINVQVLGGAAQQGAQTVSKPGEGAFEAIRNFIQEGATYDPKTSPGVPIAYQTKYLSNLDTANTYLTTSYTERNCRPTTRGYRVHNMSLGVIEENDPGNEEELYGDVYVVAWPIPEGETIVGPDARIEPKGGRSDGRVWHRSKSSNINVKQGERKDLGVDATIEFDEAHELDNSRTYIQVTAIPHERDPTSGDEFGNKKAVKWFLNEAPSDPDRAGREKGKFRERWNDRNSEIELAFDISPVPL
- a CDS encoding ATP-dependent DNA helicase, with amino-acid sequence MYPARIHDEFPAPGYRGNQQQALSDIRAAFEGGNDVVLVRAPTGSGKSLLARSIAGCARTAGEAAPEQVVDAYYTTPQVSQLDDVAEDALLEDLCVIRGKNNYDCILPGETDTPVNQAPCVREREFDCQVKHRCPYFSDRAIASNRRIAAMTLAYFMQTAGSDVFGKRDVVVIDEAHGLGEWAEMYATIDLSPQTIPMWRDLDIPDLDGLDEAVAFAERIEHLAERRVKELRGNAELSPDEVAERDSLNKLRSDLSWFQEDYRDPESATTWVVDQADDGGPVTVKPMNPERYLQHTVWDRGNRFALLSATILNKDAFCANVGLDPDDVALVEVGHTFPVENRPLYDVTQGKMTYEHRDDTLPKVARETVRIMAQHPDEKGLIHCHSYAIQEQLDELLTEFGVGPRVRTHDKEDRDGALAAWKRSDNPDVFLSVKMEEALDLEGDLCRWQVLCKAPYPNTRDSRVARRLEDGQWGWYYRTALRTVIQACGRVIRAPDDYGSTYLADASLLDLFERARHDMPDWFAAQVDRTSVPDLPDFSPDRALSGVSANARRRHDRSRSRSGGGRDRNHPLSDVWD
- a CDS encoding histidine kinase N-terminal 7TM domain-containing protein; amino-acid sequence: MTLATVAHVLLLALSVLTTTALTGYAWRNRAEHGARAFSGLVAAFTVYAGAHLVGLLTVDLGARLLWEYVQWTGTAAIPVLWMLFALEYTGHDELIDRRTVAALSVVPVLTAALAWTNPWHHLMWTDNTLVVVSGLAIFDQSFGPWFWVFTVFTYVLITTGGFLLLRLVWFSDHLYADQAILLVVGVTVPILASALSVLPVVQVGRPLLDLTPYSFVVSGFAFGYALFRHRLFDLVPATRQLGRSAVIHHLEDGVVIVDTTRRVLYLNPTAAELFDCSSSAALGHPVRSLVDESAIDFDTEDALAELELGGNVYEIRTSPIHDRHGRLTGHTLVIQDITTRKNRERRLETQREELERLDSLNAAIRGVHRALVTATSRSEIRRAVCERLTDDGIYRTACAADLSTVQGEGAGWTIAGADTDPSALPADIASTVPAESRAEATPVVVDPDDQPGTWTVVPLVYGPTVYGVLALRSAESTDGGSTAIPDREREVLAELGELIGHASNAVETRRLLSAESVVELEFASRDTDGTLLELAGAMDCALELTGIVPNAVDGHLAYLRVASGRAPDADALTATHSDRVRAIRDGEAGLVEWAVPDGTLVGALVDSGAQVVSVTAEDGVTTAVAEVASDADVRRLVEEVTAAFPETRLVSKRTRDRPVGRPDGISRGTVAELTDRQQEVLETAYRAGYFDWPRGSTAEEVASTLDISAPTLHGHLRKAEATLLADLFDGDRRADD
- a CDS encoding class I SAM-dependent methyltransferase, whose amino-acid sequence is MRENGSDDRRLAVVVAKPRTQQVIDALGAEGVYDADRSVRSWDDDAVAVPVTTPPESVEVREIVQQVGEPRLRTLEDHLRQRGWTDEELAAAPGSWAVVGSIVLVDVGDSPRPEEVGQALLALHGEADTVLARGGISGAHREPDVRVLAGEGDTETVHTEHGTQYGLDLAEVMFSPGNKAERARMGEAVEAGERVLDMFAGIGYFTLPMARAGADVTAVERNPTAFRYLVENVMRNGVDGRVQPYRADCRDVVPGFAEEGRADRVMMGYYDAYEYLDSALDALKPGGVVHMHEATPEALVFDRPIERLEAAAADAGRSVAVLDTRRVKGYSEGVAHVVVDARVE
- a CDS encoding cold-shock protein, yielding MANGKVDFFNDTGGYGFISTEDADEDVFFHMEDVGGPDLEEGEEIEFDIEQADKGPRATNVVRN
- a CDS encoding PTS transporter subunit IIC, whose translation is MVLTPDSLLQAASAVELLTQLRVFVSAMGPALLMPVIVFALGMAVRLPVRTAVRSALLVGVAFVGIFAVLDFVLGPIGDTVAALATRWGLDLVGLDVGWATVAGFTWAMGVTALVIPLGLGVNLLLLAVGWTRTLDADIWNYWQWAFNAAVVYLLTDSWVLGLAAAVVTEVIVLRLADWTADLSQAYFDVPGTSFPHAQSVLQAPFAFAIDRVLRSVPVVGTLDLRPEAIERRIGALGDPVVLGFLVGLFVGVLAGRPPLAAFRTAVYVAGLLTLLPRMVDLLVDGLEPLVDRASARVNESERFGGEDIVVGIDAGAIVFADTTAVVAGLLLIPYALGLAFVPGVVVMPLADLVTLPMFCMWAAAISGGNLVRTVLGGAVVTTIVTAATTLLAPYVTEIGRASGGLQAVDTNGSTLVSALSAGGNWWSVGLFAPLGIGSGVSVALAVAGVASAVCAYGCYRWTKGMPAAAAAEVEPEDEAEPEPAAATRPADGDD